Genomic segment of Helicobacter enhydrae:
AATCATAAAAATTTCGGTGCTATGTGTATTGAGATAGCCTGTGAGAAATATCATCGCCAAAGTCCCAAAAGCCAATGCTATGATAGGTATCACAAGTGCCCAAATCGAGCCATCAGGATTGATTTCTCCGACTTGCCCCTGCTCAATATTGACATTGATGTTGCGGTGCATAACCGGTAGATTGATTCTCCAAAGAATGGTCAAAAACACCATCAGCAGAGCAAACCACGCATAAAAATTCAAGCCAATACTCTCAATCAGCACGATCAATGGTATCTGCTCCACTCCCTTGGGCAAACTTCCCTCCAAAATGCCGATGATATACGCCCCCCAGCTAGAGAGTGGTATCAAAATACAAACAGGAGCAGAAGTGCTATCAATAATATAAGCCAATCGCTCACGGCTAATCCCGCTCACATCACTCAATGGACGCACAGAACGCCCCAATGTCAAAGCATTGAATTGATCATCAATAAAAATCACAATTCCGGCAAAAAAAATCAAAAACTCCGAACTCCGTGTATCCTTGACTTTATTCCTTGCCCACGCCACAAAAGCATCAATACCCCCAGAGTGGATAAACATCTGCGGCAAAATCCCAAGAATAATCAAAAATATAAAAATATAAATCGCATACCAATTAATCTCAATCCCGCCATTTTCTGCAGGAAAATAAAAAACAGACAAGACTTTTTGGAAAATATATACAGGTATATGCAAAACATCCGCCCAATTTACAATCAACGCTCCGACCAAGATTCCAACCACAAGAGACAAGATGATGCGTTTTGTCCAAAACACCAACACAAAAACACTAATAGGGACCAAGAGATTGGCAAAATGCTCGATATTCAAGAAAAATCCTTAATGAGAGATATTTGAAATGAAGTCGGCATTATAGAGTATTTTTAGCATTTTTTTCAAAAAACATATTGTTTTTGGAATTAATTTCACATTTTTCCTGATTGTTTCTGAGATGTCACACACAATGCACCCCACATCAAATCTTGCTCTGAATCAATATCCAAACTCTCTGCTTCTTGCATCACATAGCCGATTTGATTGTCATTGAAACTTGTCTGCAAAGTCATCATTGATACAAGATTTATATAAATCGCTCCATTGATTCGATAAACCTCTTGCAAATCTTGGCGTCGCACAGAGCTAGGCATATCTAGCAAAGCTTCCAAACGATGATTTTGCAATGTTCTCATAAACAATGGGTGCTCTCTCACTCTACACACACTCGCCAAACTCCTAAAGCCCTCTTGCTCAAAAAGCCTATATGCCTCCTGAATATGTCTAGCGTTGCGTAATGGAGAGGTGGGTTGGAGCAACACAAGCACATCAAACTCTTTGCCCATTTCTTTGTAGCGTTGCAACGACTCCAAAACACAATCAATGCTTCTACTCTCATCTGTAGCACTCTCTTGACTTCTCAAAAACGGCACGCTCGCTCCATAATCCTTAGCAATATCAGCATAATATTGACTATCCGTGCATACAAACACTTCATCACAAACCCCACTCTCTATCGCACTTTGAATCGTATGTGCCATCAAAGGCATTCCTTGAAATGATGTGATGTTTTTGTCTTTGATTCCCTTACTGCCACTGCGTGCAGGAATAAGTGCCAACACTTTCATAAAAAATCCACAAATTTCTTTTGCAATGGGAGATTCCACAAATCCTCATTTTCCAAAATCTGCATAAAGTTTGAGGCACTTTTGCCCTCACCAAACTCTTGAGAAGGGCTTAATTGCAATACTTTTGCCCTCTTGATTGCTTGGAGAATCTCTTGTTTATCCTCTGCCACTTCGATGATTCCCTCATTTGGGGCAAATCGCCCCTCTTGCCTTGTCCCAATATTGACACAAGGAATGCCAAAAAAAGGTGCCTCTCTCACTCCTGCAGAACTATTGCCGATGATGAAACTTGCATTTTTGAGCAAAGTCAAAAAGTATTCAAACTTAATCGAGCTAAATGCAACAAAATGTGGGGTATTGCGGCACTGCTCAATTTTGTGGATAATGAGACTAGAGCCCAAATCATTGTTGGGATAAATGATGACAAAGTTTTCTTTTGATTCTTTTATTGCCTCAAAA
This window contains:
- a CDS encoding Na+/H+ antiporter NhaC family protein, whose translation is MNIEHFANLLVPISVFVLVFWTKRIILSLVVGILVGALIVNWADVLHIPVYIFQKVLSVFYFPAENGGIEINWYAIYIFIFLIILGILPQMFIHSGGIDAFVAWARNKVKDTRSSEFLIFFAGIVIFIDDQFNALTLGRSVRPLSDVSGISRERLAYIIDSTSAPVCILIPLSSWGAYIIGILEGSLPKGVEQIPLIVLIESIGLNFYAWFALLMVFLTILWRINLPVMHRNINVNIEQGQVGEINPDGSIWALVIPIIALAFGTLAMIFLTGYLNTHSTEIFMILSNTNTAFSVFFGGILALLSSLVISKIKRSEYKNIFKNGVRISLPSVVILILAWAIGSIVRDDLQTGEYLSSLAKSFLGGGGMDFVPLFLFVVSIFIAFMTGTSWGCFAVMIPIGVDLALSNGGNVSLALSAVLAGAIFGDHTSPISDTTILSSAGTGCSVQSHFITQLPYASIGMFCSLVSFVVFAITQSPILSFVIGGTLLVLVCYVLKRCYGDELKIG
- a CDS encoding acylneuraminate cytidylyltransferase family protein codes for the protein MKVLALIPARSGSKGIKDKNITSFQGMPLMAHTIQSAIESGVCDEVFVCTDSQYYADIAKDYGASVPFLRSQESATDESRSIDCVLESLQRYKEMGKEFDVLVLLQPTSPLRNARHIQEAYRLFEQEGFRSLASVCRVREHPLFMRTLQNHRLEALLDMPSSVRRQDLQEVYRINGAIYINLVSMMTLQTSFNDNQIGYVMQEAESLDIDSEQDLMWGALCVTSQKQSGKM